Proteins found in one Bicyclus anynana chromosome 24, ilBicAnyn1.1, whole genome shotgun sequence genomic segment:
- the LOC112045424 gene encoding facilitated trehalose transporter Tret1-like — MAGSSIPAHLSMIIIGCFQLIGSTVTPFFVEGSGRRKILMLSCATCSLSMFLLGLYFYLDLIGNPIVDNIKWMPLVVLILYYIGYDSDCHHPYYYYEKTFFAGLGIIPNAIIGEMFTSNVRSKGSTVTMTTSWLFGFAVTTAFGALLETVGGHVAFWFFSATCAGAVLFTFFFVPETKGKTLLEIQDSL; from the exons ATGGCGGGTTCTTCTATACCGGCGCATTTGTCTATGATCATTATAGGATGTTTTCAATTGATAGGCAGTACTGTTACACCATTCTTCGTTGAAGGCTCTGGGAGGAGGAAAATTTTGATGCTATCATGTGCCACTTGTTCTTTAAGTATG tttcTGCTTGGTCTTTACTTCTACTTGGATCTCATTGGCAATCCAATTGTTGATAATATAAAATGGATGCCGCTCGTCGTTCTCATCTTATACTATATTGGATATGATTCTG attgtcatcatccctattattactATGAAAAGACATTTTTTGCAGGTCTCGGCATAATTCCCAACGCCATAATAGGGGAGATGTTCACTAGCAATGTCAGGAGCAAGGGTTCCACCGTGACCATGACCACGTCGTGGCTGTTCGGGTTCGCTGTGACGACAGCCTTCGGTGCACTGTTGGAGACTGTTGGTGGTCACGTGGCCTTTTGGTTTTTCTCCGCCACGTGCGCGGGAGCAGTGTTGTTCACATTCTTCTTCGTACCAGAGACAAAAGGGAAAACTTTGTTGGAGATTCAAGACTCATTGTGA